A single Vigna radiata var. radiata cultivar VC1973A chromosome 8, Vradiata_ver6, whole genome shotgun sequence DNA region contains:
- the LOC106771515 gene encoding dirigent protein 16 has product MASTYETLRNKMPMGSLTAAYLAILLACANLAITVAAVDPIAATGKEPVIELYMHDILGGSNPTARPVTGLLGSIYSGQVPFATPVGFNTPQGAIPIPNANGANPTVNGVFGIPLGTGLAGTSFAPNSGNNNNNQNIAQLQLGPDGLGLGFGTITVIDDMLTSQPEGGSQLVGKAQGVYVASSADGTRQMMVFTALFEGGEYGDSLNFYGLYKIGSTMSRISVLGGTGKYKNARGFAELRALIPPGQISTDGAETLLRITVYLKY; this is encoded by the coding sequence ATGGCGTCTACCTACgaaacacttagaaataagatGCCTATGGGATCACTAACTGCAGCTTACCTTGCAATTTTGCTTGCCTGTGCAAATTTGGCAATAACTGTTGCAGCAGTTGACCCCATTGCAGCCACCGGGAAAGAACCTGTTATTGAGCTATATATGCACGACATTCTGGGGGGTAGTAACCCAACAGCTCGACCAGTGACCGGCTTGCTCGGAAGCATATACAGTGGTCAAGTACCCTTTGCAACGCCAGTAGGATTCAACACACCTCAAGGTGCGATTCCCATCCCCAATGCCAACGGCGCTAACCCCACTGTCAATGGAGTTTTTGGTATTCCACTAGGAACTGGATTGGCGGGTACTTCATTTGCACCAAACTCAggtaacaacaacaacaaccaaaacaTTGCCCAGCTGCAGTTAGGACCTGATGGACTGGGACTAGGCTTTGGTACAATTACTGTTATTGATGATATGCTGACCTCTCAACCTGAAGGAGGGTCCCAACTAGTTGGGAAGGCTCAAGGAGTATATGTGGCAAGTTCAGCTGATGGGACTAGACAGATGATGGTTTTTACAGCCCTGTTTGAAGGAGGGGAATATGGTGATAGCTTGAACTTTTATGGCCTGTATAAGATAGGAAGCACCATGTCAAGAATATCTGTGCTAGGGGGGACAGGGAAGTACAAGAATGCAAGGGGTTTTGCAGAACTGAGAGCTCTTATCCCACCGGGACAGATTTCCACTGATGGTGCAGAGACGCTGCTGAGGATCACTGTCTATTTGAAATACTAA